A window of the Alnus glutinosa chromosome 4, dhAlnGlut1.1, whole genome shotgun sequence genome harbors these coding sequences:
- the LOC133865309 gene encoding uncharacterized protein At1g26090, chloroplastic-like gives MDSCLSSPILLAHPTSHSTLRRRAFAVAGLSAENGSSGSNGSNSSHQSTKLVTFLGKGGSGKTTSAVFAAQHYALAGLSTCLVIHNQDPTVDYLLNCKIGTSPVTCNKNLTAVRLETTKMLLEPLNRLKQADAHLNMTQGVLEGIVGEELGVLHGMDSIFSAFALERLVGFLSNVGQRNPKKVKFDVIIYDGVSTEETLRIIGAASKARLYLKYLRNLAEKTDLGRVAGPSLMRLVDEAMNITGSRSYLNGKMSSEVWENLEQMLERGSSAFSDPHKFGCFLMMHPDSPISVNSALRYWGCTIQAGAQVSGAFGIASPHLNVESMETVKKTFLPVPFAFIPQFQVSFPLDWNQILLNTVIEDAKNLLSVLASHSSNTSSVKFDSAKKSVTLLMPGFDKSEIKLYQYRGGSELLVEAGDQRRVILLPPEIQGKVGGAKFMNRSLVITMR, from the exons ATGGATTCTTGTCTCTCTTCTCCTATCCTCCTCGCACACCCCACTTCCCATTCCACTCTTCGAAGAAGAGCTTTTGCAGTGGCGGGTTTATCAGCAGAGAATGGTAGTAGTGGCAGCAATGGTAGTAATTCTTCTcaccaatcaaccaaattgGTCACCTTTTTGGGCAAAGGTGGGTCCGGCAAGACCACGTCAGCGGTTTTCGCCGCTCAG CATTATGCATTGGCCGGGCTCAGCACATGCTTGGTGATACATAACCAAGACCCCACAGTTGATTATCTTTTGAATTGTAAGATTGGAACTTCTCCTGTAACATGCAACAAGAACCTTACGGCTGTTAGGTTGGAAACCACTAAA ATGCTTCTTGAACCTCTCAATCGGCTAAAGCAAGCAGATGCTCATCTTAATATGACCCAAGGAGTTCTCGAAGGG ATTGTGGGAGAAGAGCTTGGAGTGCTTCATGGGATGGATTCTATTTTTTCGGCATTCGCACTTGAGAGGCTTGTAGGATTCTTGAGTAATGTGGGTCAAAGGAACcccaaaaaagttaaatttgacGTAATAATATACGATGGAGTCAGCACTGAGGAAACTCTACGGATTATAGGTGCAGCCAGTAAAGCAAG ATTGTATTTGAAATATCTACGGAACCTGGCTGAAAAGACTGATCTTGGGAGAGTGGCTGGTCCTTCACTCATGAGACTTGTAGATGAAGCCATGAATATTACCGGCAGCAGGTCCTATCTGAATGGGAAAATGAGTTCAGAAGTATGGGAAAATCTGGAACAAATGTTGGAG AGAGGATCCTCTGCCTTCTCAGATCCACATAAATTCGGCTGCTTCCTGATGATGCATCCAGATAGTCCAATCTCTGTCAATTCTGCATTACGTTATTGGGGCTGTACAATCCAAGCTGGTGCACAGGTTTCTGGTGCTTTTGGTATTGCTTCTCCACATTTGAATGTAGAATCAATGGAAACTGTCAAGAAAACTTTTTTGCCCGTGCCTTTTGCTTTCATTCCACAATTCCAAGTCAGTTTCCCTCTTGACTGGAACCAAATTTTGCTCAACACTGTAATTGAAGATGCAAAGAATCTTCTTTCTGTGCTAGCAAGCCACAGCAGCAATACGTCATCTGTAAAATTTGATTCAGCCAAGAAGTCAGTAACCCTTCTCATGCCAGGTTTTGACAAGTCCGAGATCAAGCTATATCAA TACAGGGGTGGATCCGAGTTACTGGTGGAAGCAGGGGACCAAAGACGTGTCATTCTTCTGCCTCCTGAGATTCAAGGAAAGGTGGGAGGTGCCAAGTTCATGAACAGAAGTCTTGTAATCACAATGCGGTAG